Genomic segment of Coprothermobacter sp.:
AGAACATGATCTCACTGAGGATAAGCGGCACGAGGAATACTGCGAGTCTGATCCAGTAGCGTGGTTGCTTCTTCTGACTCAGCCCAGGCTTCGGCTCGACAGTGGGTGTCGGTGTTTCTGGCGGTACGATGACGCCTTTCTTCTCCTGCAAGTTTTTTGCCATGTCAGCTCCTATGATGCCTCGCTCTTTGCCGGAATATTCCTGCTTGCCAGAATGTTGACGCCGGTACCGAGCGCGTTTTCAATGACGACGTCCCCGAACTTTACGGGAGCCTTAAGCTCGATCTTCCGGATTTCGGCCAGCAGATCAAAAATACGCGGCTTGGGAATCGGCGATTCGGTGTAGACTGGTGCAAGAGGATGCACGCCACCTTTCACCCGAACCGTGGTCGTCACCATGCGCCGCGGGTCCTTCAGTTCCCCCGTCACATAGTCGATGCCGCGCTTGCAGCTATTCCCTTCCATCTTGACAACGGTCTCGCCCTCTATCGTCACGTCCAAGGCACAGCCCCTTGGACATGTAATGCAGATAAACTTCCTGTGTTCATGCGCCATATCAGTCTCCTTATCGCCTGACGACTCGCACGCTCAGCTCGGACGCGCGTTGCACCGCGTCGTAGGCAGACTGTGGAATGTCGATATTGACCATCTCGCCCGGGCGCACGTAGAGTTCCGTCTTTCTGGTCACGCGTTCTTCGCCGTTCATGACTTCGACCCAGACGGGTTCCTCGATCGGCAGTGTCACACGCATCTGTAAACGCTGGGCCGATTCTGCAAGGCTTTCCTTGTCCAGAACATGAGGGACGACGTACCGAACATTGTCTCCGGCTTTCATCTTGACCCGTCGGCCGTGGTGTTTGCGCTCAGCAATGGCGTATTGCGCCGCGTTCCGCCCGCATAGCAGCCCGGCTTGAGTCACCCAATCCACCAGGTCGTAGACATGGACCACGTTGCCCGCGGCAAAGATGCCCGACACGTTGGTTTGCATTTTTTCGTCGACAAATGGGCCACCGGTGACGGGGTCAAGTGAAACGCCCGCCTTGCGCGAAAGTTCATTCTCCGGGATGAGGCCCACTGAAAGCAACAGCGTATCGCAGGGAATGATCTCCTCGGTGCCGGGTATCGGCTGGCGCTGCTTATCGATCTGAACCGACTCTATCGCTTCTACTCTGTCATTGCCGATAATACGCTTGACCGTATGTTGCAGCTGGAGTGGAATATCGTAGTCCAGAAGGCACTGCACATAGTTGCGGGTCAGGCCGGTCAGGAAGGGCATGATTTCCAGCACTCGTTCTACCTTGGCACCTTCGAAGGTAAGCCTGCGCGCCATGATCATGCCGATGTCGCCCGATCCAAGAATCACGAAGCGCTTGCCAGGCATAAAGCCTTCGATATTGACAAAGCGCTGGGCCGTTCCCGCAGTATACACGCCCGCCGGCCTTGTTCCCGGCAAAGCAATCTGTGCCCGCGTTCGCTCACGGCAGCCCATGGCGAGCACCAGGGCCCTCGTGTCAAGCTCCACAAAACCGGACCACCGACTCGTCGCATACACATGCCGTTCACTGGTCACATTGAGTGCCATCGCGTCCAGCAACGTATCGATGTGAAGCCCTGCGAGCTCATCGATAAAATGCTGCGCATAGGCAGGACCCGGCATGTCCTTCTTGAATATTAGGAGGCCGAATCCGTTATGAATGCACTGCTGCAGAATCCCGCCCAGCTCCTGTGCCCGCTCGATGACGAGCACATCCTGAGCCCCCGTCTTCTTTGCTTCTATCGCCGCAGCCAGGCCGGCAGGACCAGCGCCGATGACGATCACGTCGTATTTTTCCTTTAGCATTATTCTGCCTCCTTGTCCTTGGTCGGCCGGACAAGGAATTCTGATCCCTTACCCTTCTTGCTGATTTCGAGCAGTGAGACACCCAGTTCGCGCGCAAGAATCTCGACGACACGCGGAGTATCAAAACCACCCTGACAGCGTCCCGTACCCAGCCAGGTGCGCCGCTTTATGGCGTCGTAGGTGCGCGCGGGTATGGGTGCGTGTATTTCGGCCACGATTTCGCCCTCGGTGACGTTCTCGCAGCGACAAATGATGCGTCCATAGCTCGGATCGTTCTCTATGAGCAACTTCTGTTCAGTCGGCAACATGTCACGGAAACGCGGACGAGCCCTGCGTATGGGGTTCCAATCCGACTTCTCCTCCAGCTTCTCACCAGCGCCCTTGAGCAGGTCGACGACCCGGACAGCAATGGCAGGAGACGAGCTAAGCCCGGGCGACTCGATGCCGCCAAGATTGACTAATCCATCGACCTCTTTGGGAATCTCGATGATGAAATCCTTGTTGTACTTGATATTCGGGTTGGGGCTTGGGGCATTGCCGCCGGGGCGGAGTCCGGCAAATTCGGCTATCGCATATCTTAGACTCAGCGACGGCACCAGGCTAAGAGCTCCCTGCCAGATTTCATCCAATCCTTCCGGAGTGATGGACCGGTCCTCTTTATCTTCGATCTCCAAGGCATTCGGTCCAATGATCGTATTGCCATGCACGGTCGTGGTAACCAGAATACCCTTGCTGGTTTCAGACGGCACAGGGAAGAGCACGTTGTTGATGGTGATCTCGGCCTTGTCGAAGACGTAATACTCGCCCTTTCGAGGCGTGATCTTGAACTCCGGCCGCAGGCCGGCCTTGTGCATCACCACATCGGAATACAGGCCCGCACTGTTGACGACCCAGCGAGACCGGAAATCGCCGCGATTTGTCTTGATGCCGACGATGCGCTTTCCTTCCATGATGAAGTCCTGAAATGCTGTGTCGGTCATAAGGGTGACCCCGTTGACGACGGCATTCTCCGCAGCGGCAACTACAACGCCGAAGGGGTCACAGATACCGCCGGTACTCGCCCACAGTGCACCGCTCACCTCGGGATTGATGTTGGGCTCCCGCCGACGAACGTCTGCACCATTGATGATGACCATTCCGGGAACCCCATTCTCAAGTCCCTGCTGCCGCAGACCCTCAAGCTTGCCAAATTCCTCGGGTCCTATGGCAACGACGTAATCTCCGCGCCTCTCAAAGGAGAAGTTGAGTTCGCCTGCCAGCTGATCAAACATCTGGTTTCCCACAACGTTCATCTCGGCCTTCAGCGTACCTGGCTTGGGGTCATAACCGGCATGGATAATCGCCGTATTCGCGGAGGAAGCACCCATGCCGATGTCGGAATCCTTTTCAATCAGAAGGATATCAAGTTTGTAGCGAGAGAGAAACCGGGCCACCATACTCCCGACTACACCCGCGCCTATGATGATGACATCATACGTTTTATCCGCCATATTCGCCATTCCTTTTTGTTCAGTATCG
This window contains:
- a CDS encoding molybdopterin oxidoreductase — translated: MAHEHRKFICITCPRGCALDVTIEGETVVKMEGNSCKRGIDYVTGELKDPRRMVTTTVRVKGGVHPLAPVYTESPIPKPRIFDLLAEIRKIELKAPVKFGDVVIENALGTGVNILASRNIPAKSEAS
- a CDS encoding pyridine nucleotide-disulfide oxidoreductase, with the protein product MLKEKYDVIVIGAGPAGLAAAIEAKKTGAQDVLVIERAQELGGILQQCIHNGFGLLIFKKDMPGPAYAQHFIDELAGLHIDTLLDAMALNVTSERHVYATSRWSGFVELDTRALVLAMGCRERTRAQIALPGTRPAGVYTAGTAQRFVNIEGFMPGKRFVILGSGDIGMIMARRLTFEGAKVERVLEIMPFLTGLTRNYVQCLLDYDIPLQLQHTVKRIIGNDRVEAIESVQIDKQRQPIPGTEEIIPCDTLLLSVGLIPENELSRKAGVSLDPVTGGPFVDEKMQTNVSGIFAAGNVVHVYDLVDWVTQAGLLCGRNAAQYAIAERKHHGRRVKMKAGDNVRYVVPHVLDKESLAESAQRLQMRVTLPIEEPVWVEVMNGEERVTRKTELYVRPGEMVNIDIPQSAYDAVQRASELSVRVVRR
- a CDS encoding FAD/NAD(P)-binding oxidoreductase → MADKTYDVIIIGAGVVGSMVARFLSRYKLDILLIEKDSDIGMGASSANTAIIHAGYDPKPGTLKAEMNVVGNQMFDQLAGELNFSFERRGDYVVAIGPEEFGKLEGLRQQGLENGVPGMVIINGADVRRREPNINPEVSGALWASTGGICDPFGVVVAAAENAVVNGVTLMTDTAFQDFIMEGKRIVGIKTNRGDFRSRWVVNSAGLYSDVVMHKAGLRPEFKITPRKGEYYVFDKAEITINNVLFPVPSETSKGILVTTTVHGNTIIGPNALEIEDKEDRSITPEGLDEIWQGALSLVPSLSLRYAIAEFAGLRPGGNAPSPNPNIKYNKDFIIEIPKEVDGLVNLGGIESPGLSSSPAIAVRVVDLLKGAGEKLEEKSDWNPIRRARPRFRDMLPTEQKLLIENDPSYGRIICRCENVTEGEIVAEIHAPIPARTYDAIKRRTWLGTGRCQGGFDTPRVVEILARELGVSLLEISKKGKGSEFLVRPTKDKEAE